The Fibrobacter sp. DNA segment ATCTGATATTTTATTGCGTTGTTCTGCGGTGTATGCGGCGCTTGTTTGAGGATACCCACTCTTAGAGAATTTCCCTTCGCGAGCTGCGATTCTTGGACTTATATTTGAATAAACATATTCTGAATCTAGCACCTCATTTTCCGTACGAATCGCAACATTTTTTCCACAAGAAAGTTCGATGTCATCAATAAAGACAATTGTATATTGAAATGCCGGAACATCAAAAATTCCCAAACCAATTTTATCAATTTTCGCAGACGCATCTCCAACAAGATTTGCCACAGGGATTTCAATCAGAGTCGTCGTATTTGCTTCAACAGTCTTGAACGAAACAGCACTTGTTCCAAAGTTTCCCTGAAGCCACAAGCCCACCTTACTCTTTTGCGAAGTTCGAACTTTCGCCTTCAGCAAACCTCCCGTCACCATTTGAGGCAAGGCATCAAAGGAAAGCAAGCCCGTCCAGTCACCAATTTTATCTTTCATTCCAGAGAAACGAATATAAGGCGGATTCATTCCATCCATATCGCCCCAATTCGTCAACCACTCAGGTTTTTCCGGAAAAGTATTCAACGTTCCTTCGAGCGTTCCAACCTCGCCATCTTTGTATAGCGAAATTTCTTGACAATCTTGTGCAAAGCTTGATAAAGACAATACGGTCCCTATCAAGGTTGCGCACCTTGACATCCAATTTTTCATTGGACCTCCAAAAACAGTTATGTGGATCTATCAAAAAATGGCCAACACTCGTTGCACCAATCGCATATAAAAAATGGACTTCAAATAAAAAAAGTACACCCGTTCTTGGCGGCTGTACTTAACAAACTATTTAAATTCCTTGATTAAAGTTAAACAAAGAATTTCACTTTGTAAAGGGACGATGATAAAATTATTTTAAGGTCAACTTTAGCTCGCAAATGTACACATCGTTTTCAACTTTTGCTTCGTACGAGAAATTATTCTTATAAAGTAAGTTCAACCGCTTTGCAAAAGTAGACAAACCTAGCCCACCCACATCATTATGCGATTTACGAGGAAAATTACTGTTTTCCATGCGAACATAAAGTTGGTCATCAATTTGGGCGATGTTTACATGGGCAAAGCTTTTACCAGCAGGATTGACGCAATGCTTCATGGTATTTTCCAATAACGGCATCAGCAAAAGCGGTTCAATTAGTCTAGTCGGATCTTGCAGGTTCTTGCTAAAGGAAAATTCAAAATTATCATCGTGGCGAAGTCTTTCAAGGTCCGCATACTTTTCAAGAATTTCAATTTCTTCCTTTAGCGTAATAAACTTGTCTTCCGTTTGGTACAAAGTAACACGTAACAGCTGAGAAAGCTTTGTCATTGATTTTTCAGCTAATTTCGGATCAATCGAAATCAGCGAAGAAATATTATTCAAGGTATTGAAAAGAAAGTGCGGACTCAACTGCTGTTTCATAAAGTTCAGTTCATATTCAAGATGGGCTCGGCCTCTTTCTCGAATCACAAAGGCCCGCATCGTTTGGCGCGTAAAAACAGAAATCAAGATACTGCAAAGACACACCATGAAAAGAATAAGCAGAAAACTTACAATGCTAGGCAAAGTAAAATGGTTTGGAGATGTTATATAGTCAGAGAAAAAATCATGTATACCCATGCCAGGTCTTCTTGTCAAGAAGAATCCCGCAAACTCTCTGCACACGAAACTCAAGAAAACAAGAATAGCGTTGCCCGCAAAAAACTTCACATACTTTTTTCCAAAAAAGAACTTTGGCACAAACAACTTTTGATTTATCCAAAAAATCAGGCATGTGGCAAGCAGCGGAACATAGTAACCCAAGACACTATGCATTTCAAAATTCTTCGCATAGTAATTACTGGGGTCCAAAAGAAGAACCAAAGGAAACAACAGGATAAAGGCCCAGACAAGCAGGGCAATAATGGGAATTGGCGCCGGGAAGGTATCCTTGATCTTATCATCGTTCATTATCTTGGCCAACTCCTTTTCCCCACGATCAAAAGTGGCTTCCTGAAGTTCGGCAAGACGATTTCGGTGATTTTCCAAAAAACTGACGATTTTTTCCTTTAAATGAACTTTCATGACAAAACCCCACGGTATTTCCACAATTTAGCCTTAAATTCGCTCAAAAAACGGATTTCATGACAAAAACGTGACAAAACTGGATAAAAATCCGACAAACGGTTACAAAACTCCGACAAAACTTTTATAAAACTTTTGCGAAGACTATACCAAACAGTGACACTTCTAATTTGCCTTTAAGGTATCTTTACTTACGTAAACGAGTTATGCTAGGAGGCAATTATGACTAAGAATTCTAACGTTCGCGCTGAAAGAGATGTGTATTTTCAGTACCTTAATGACATTTCTAAATACCCTCTTTTGACCAAGCAACAAGAAAAAGTTTTGCTCATTAAGGCCCAGGCAGGCAGCAGAGCAGCTATGGATCTTTTGGTAAAGTCCAACCTGCGTTTTGTGGTGAACATCGCCAATCTTTACAAGGGTCAGGGCCTCGATGTCAACGAACTGATTAACGAAGGCAACATGGGTCTCATTGATGCGGCCAAGCGCTTCGATCCTAATCAGAAGATCAAGTTCATTAGCTATGCCGTTTGGTGGGTTCGCCAGAACATCACCCGCGCCATTGCAGAACGAGGTCGCTTGGTACGCATTAGTGCAGAAAAGGAGCTGGTTCTCCGCCGCTTCGGTAAGCACGGCGGTAAGCTTCGTCAGGTTATCGGCGGCGGTCTCATGGTAGATCCCGCAAGCCTCGAAGGCCTTACCAAGTACAAAGCTCACGATATCGAAAAGATTTTGATGTTGGGTGGCCGTTCTTCTTCCCTTGACGCTCCCGTCGGCGAAGATGGCGACACTACCATTGGCGACACCATCGCTGCTGAAAACTCTGTTACCGACGCCCTCACCGAAGGCAAGGATCGCAGAAAAGTTTTCAACAACGTTATGAAGCAGAACCTTTCCGAACAGGAAATGCAAATCATCAAACTGTATTTCGGCTTCAAGATGGATGCAGACCTGAATCTCAAGGAAATTGCTCCCATGGTGGGTCTCTCCAAGGAACGCGTCCGTCAGCTCAAGGAAACTGCTCTGGAAAAGTTGAGAAACGACCAGATTCAGCGTGCCTTGTACGACGCAGCCTAATAGGCTACCCCCTATTCACTTTGTTTTTCTTCTCTCTCTCCCATAGTATCAAAAACCGGCCCTAATCGGCCGGTTTTTTCCGTTTTTCCCAAATCCTGAACAAAATCTTATTGTATCTTTAAGGTATGAATTTCTATAAGCCGAATTTTCGCAGTCTTTTTGTAGCTTCTCTTTCTGCCTTGTGCCTTGCAAACGCTTCTTTTGCCGCCAAGGACAACAAGCAGACCCCTCCGGGCGACTTCTACGACGAAGTTTCCCGCTTGAACAAGGTTCTTTCCGAAGTCAACCGTAAGTATGTGGAAGATGTAAACCCCACAGAACTTACCGATGCAGCCCTCAATGGCATCCGCGACATTCTGGACCCCCATACCACCGTGTTCAGCCCCAAGGACTACGAAAGCCTGAAGATTTCCATGGAAGGTAAGTTCGGCGGCGTGGGCATCACCATCAGCCTCCGAGATAACGTCCTCACCGTGATTTCCCCCCTTTCCGGCACCCCGGCCTTCCGCCTGGGCATTCGCGCTGGAGACAAGATTCGCAAAATTGACGGCAAGGACACCAAGGGTCTCTCTCTTGACGACGCTGTGAACAAGCTCCGCGGCAAGATCGGCACCGACGTTACCGTTTCTATTGAACGTGAAGGTGTACCCGACCTGATGGACTTTACCATCACCCGCGCAGAAATCATCGTCCATGCAGTGCCTTACTACGGCATGGTCACCAATGACATCGGCTATATCAAACTGGCTACCTTTAGCGACAAGACTACAAGCGACGTGGTGAACGCCATCAACGCCCTCCAGAAGCAGGGCATGAAGAAGATCATCCTCGACATGCGCTACAATCCGGGTGGTCTTTTGAACCAGGCTATCGATATTAGCGAACTCTTCTTGAAGAAGGGAAACACCATCGTCAGCACCAAGGGTCGCACCCAGCAGACCGAAAGCCGCGCCCGTAAGGACGGTGTGGTCAAGCAGGACATTCCCATGGTCGTTCTCGTAAACCAGGGTTCCGCAAGCGCAGCAGAAATCGTTTCCGGCGCACTCCAGGACTGGGACCGAGCCCTCATTATCGGCAAGACTTCCTTCGGTAAGGGTTCCGTACAGACAATCTTCCCGCTGGACAATCAGGGCAACGCCCTGAAGCTCACCACCGCCTTCTACTACCTCCCCTTCGGCCGTTGCATCAACAAGCCGGAAAACGGAATCAAGGGCCTGAAGCTTCAGGAAGAAGAATACGAAGCAGAAGCCAACGGTGACGAAGCAAAGATTGATTCCCTCAAGAAGGACACCGTCGCACGCGACACCTTCTACACCAACAACGGCCGCATGATGTTCGGCGGTGGCGGCATCACTCCTGACGTTGAAGTTGAACTTTCCCCCATGCCTTGGGTCGTCCAGGTCCAGGAACGCATGGCAATGTACTTCAAGTTCGCAGTCAAGGCCCGTCCGGGTCTTGAAAAGAGCGGCGTGAAGATCGACGCCAACTGGGAAGTCCCCGACTCCCTGTTCCAGCAGTTCCGCGATTACTGCATGAACGACACCAACTTTACCAAGGTCAAGAGCAACGCATTGGTGGGCGTGGATCAGCTTGAAAAGAGCATTATCCGCGAACAGAACTACATGGGCGACTCTTCCAAGACCGTTTCCGACTCCCTCCTGGCACAGCGTATTGCCGAAATGCGCGCCGCCCTGGAAAGCAACAGAAACGCTCAGTTTGACGAAAACAAGGAATACATCAAGGACGGCATCAAGCGCGAGCTCCTGACCTCCTTCATCAACGATTCCGTAAGTACTGCATTCTCCCTGAAGCGTGACGAACAGCTTAAGGAAGCCATCAAGTACCTCAGCGACATGAACCTTTACAAGAAGGCCATCAGCGCACCGGACAAGAAGGCTGCCAAGAAGCCTGAACAGGCTAAGCCCGTCAAGGACGCCAAGAAGAAGTAAGGATCCAACTTGATTAGAACGATGAACAAAATTGCGGAAAGTCTGGGTAAGTTTATCCGGAAGTTCCTGCATACCGTCATCAATTATCTGCTATTCGTATGGCAGATGTTCAAGAGCATTCCTGGTGCCTTCAGCAATTTCCATACAACCGTTGAACAGATGCAGCACGTGGGTGTCACTAGTATTCCCGTGGTGTTGGCTGCATCCCTTGCAACGGGTGCAATCATGTCCTGGCAGCTGGCTTACCAGTTCGCAGACATGATTCCCTTGATGTTTGTAGGCATGGCCGTTGGTAAGTCCGTGATGGTGGAACTCTGCCCCATCCTTACTGCCATGGTGCTTGCCGGACGTATCGGAGCCTCCATGTGCTCTGAACTTGGTACCATGGCTGTGACAGAGCAGCTTGATGCGTACAAAGTATTAGGTCTTAGTCCACATAAGTTCTTGCTCGCACCAAGACTTATCGCTACCGTCATCATGCTCCCGACCCTCACGGTTATCAGTATTTTCGTGGGTATCCTAGGTGGCTACGCTGTGGCCGCCCTCTATAAGGACGTGTCTTTCTCCGTATTCTTCTACGGTGTCCGCATGTTCTACGCAAACTGGGATTTGGCTGTGGGTCTGATCAAGGCATTTGTCTACGGTTACTTTATCGCTAGCTACGCTTGCTTCTTTGGTTTCAACACCACCAGTGGTGCAGAAGGCGTCGGTAAGAGTACAAAGTCCACCGTGGTGGCCGGTATGACCAGCATTTTGATTGGCGGTTTCGTTCTCTCCAAGCTGCTCCTTCTTTAATGGAAAATTTCGAGAATAAAAGACGCAAAAAGAACGTCTGTGGGGGCGACCTCACGGATATCAGCGTGCTTTTGAAAATGGTTCTGGACAAGAACAATATTTCAGAAGATTTGACCTTCAAAGCCATTTGCGAAGGCTTTGAAAACATCGTGGGAACCTTGCTTTTACCCCACGTAAAACCGGTCAAAATGGACAAGAATATTTTGGTGCTAAAAGCCGCCAATTCCGCATGGAAACAAGAGTTATTCCTGCAAAAAAAAGCTATTATTGACAAGTGTAATTTAGTGTTGGGCAAGCCAGCAGTAAGGGATGTCCGACTCATTTGAGTAAGGTTAAAAGATGGCAGAAAACGTAGAAGAAGAAAAGAAGAACGAAGACTATAGTGGTTCCAGCATTACCGTTTTGGAAGGTCTGGAAGCGGTCCGCGTTCGCCCTGCAATGTACATCGGTTCTACCGACATCCGCGGTTTGCACCACCTCGTATGGGAAGTGGTTGACAACTCCGTCGACGAAGCATTGGCTGGTTTCTGCAACCATATCGAAATTTCCATTTTGCCGGGCAACGGCATTCGCGTCACCG contains these protein-coding regions:
- a CDS encoding histidine kinase; the protein is MKVHLKEKIVSFLENHRNRLAELQEATFDRGEKELAKIMNDDKIKDTFPAPIPIIALLVWAFILLFPLVLLLDPSNYYAKNFEMHSVLGYYVPLLATCLIFWINQKLFVPKFFFGKKYVKFFAGNAILVFLSFVCREFAGFFLTRRPGMGIHDFFSDYITSPNHFTLPSIVSFLLILFMVCLCSILISVFTRQTMRAFVIRERGRAHLEYELNFMKQQLSPHFLFNTLNNISSLISIDPKLAEKSMTKLSQLLRVTLYQTEDKFITLKEEIEILEKYADLERLRHDDNFEFSFSKNLQDPTRLIEPLLLMPLLENTMKHCVNPAGKSFAHVNIAQIDDQLYVRMENSNFPRKSHNDVGGLGLSTFAKRLNLLYKNNFSYEAKVENDVYICELKLTLK
- a CDS encoding ABC transporter permease — translated: MNKIAESLGKFIRKFLHTVINYLLFVWQMFKSIPGAFSNFHTTVEQMQHVGVTSIPVVLAASLATGAIMSWQLAYQFADMIPLMFVGMAVGKSVMVELCPILTAMVLAGRIGASMCSELGTMAVTEQLDAYKVLGLSPHKFLLAPRLIATVIMLPTLTVISIFVGILGGYAVAALYKDVSFSVFFYGVRMFYANWDLAVGLIKAFVYGYFIASYACFFGFNTTSGAEGVGKSTKSTVVAGMTSILIGGFVLSKLLLL
- a CDS encoding DUF721 domain-containing protein, whose translation is MENFENKRRKKNVCGGDLTDISVLLKMVLDKNNISEDLTFKAICEGFENIVGTLLLPHVKPVKMDKNILVLKAANSAWKQELFLQKKAIIDKCNLVLGKPAVRDVRLI
- a CDS encoding S41 family peptidase; amino-acid sequence: MNFYKPNFRSLFVASLSALCLANASFAAKDNKQTPPGDFYDEVSRLNKVLSEVNRKYVEDVNPTELTDAALNGIRDILDPHTTVFSPKDYESLKISMEGKFGGVGITISLRDNVLTVISPLSGTPAFRLGIRAGDKIRKIDGKDTKGLSLDDAVNKLRGKIGTDVTVSIEREGVPDLMDFTITRAEIIVHAVPYYGMVTNDIGYIKLATFSDKTTSDVVNAINALQKQGMKKIILDMRYNPGGLLNQAIDISELFLKKGNTIVSTKGRTQQTESRARKDGVVKQDIPMVVLVNQGSASAAEIVSGALQDWDRALIIGKTSFGKGSVQTIFPLDNQGNALKLTTAFYYLPFGRCINKPENGIKGLKLQEEEYEAEANGDEAKIDSLKKDTVARDTFYTNNGRMMFGGGGITPDVEVELSPMPWVVQVQERMAMYFKFAVKARPGLEKSGVKIDANWEVPDSLFQQFRDYCMNDTNFTKVKSNALVGVDQLEKSIIREQNYMGDSSKTVSDSLLAQRIAEMRAALESNRNAQFDENKEYIKDGIKRELLTSFINDSVSTAFSLKRDEQLKEAIKYLSDMNLYKKAISAPDKKAAKKPEQAKPVKDAKKK
- a CDS encoding RNA polymerase sigma factor RpoD/SigA, with protein sequence MTKNSNVRAERDVYFQYLNDISKYPLLTKQQEKVLLIKAQAGSRAAMDLLVKSNLRFVVNIANLYKGQGLDVNELINEGNMGLIDAAKRFDPNQKIKFISYAVWWVRQNITRAIAERGRLVRISAEKELVLRRFGKHGGKLRQVIGGGLMVDPASLEGLTKYKAHDIEKILMLGGRSSSLDAPVGEDGDTTIGDTIAAENSVTDALTEGKDRRKVFNNVMKQNLSEQEMQIIKLYFGFKMDADLNLKEIAPMVGLSKERVRQLKETALEKLRNDQIQRALYDAA